A portion of the Oreochromis niloticus isolate F11D_XX linkage group LG10, O_niloticus_UMD_NMBU, whole genome shotgun sequence genome contains these proteins:
- the npas2 gene encoding neuronal PAS domain-containing protein 2 isoform X2: MDNLSDFGGPCPSGHREWDTNSCMDDLMDEDEKDRAKRASRNKSEKKRRDQFNVLIKELCTMLQGQGHPRKMDKSTILQRTIDFLQKQKDITAQNDTCDVRQDWKPSFLSNEEFTQLMLEALDGFLVALTTDGNIIYVSDSVSSLIGHLPSDMVDQNILNFLPEREHGEVYKLLSSHMLMTDPIAADFLDSEAHIEFCCHLARGNMNPKEPPVYEYVKFVGDFKFHNHVPTSSCNGLELTLPRSLQSSLEEQVCLIATVRLVTPQFLKDLCNVEDPCDEFTSRHSLEWKFLFLDHRASPIIGYLPFEVLGTSGYDYYHVDDLELIAQCHKQLMQFGKGKSCYYRFLTKGQQWIWLQTHYYITYHQWNSKPEFIVCTHTVVSYAEVRAERRRAFGLEDLSPPEIAPSSVKAQELYLDICSTMDAPRDRNSGARSVSSHSSRKSSHTALSDSASANSYTEACTPSWQSASIGPEKTSARFQPSSSKNLAQRQNSFDLVSPMSLPLSPTCSKHSAMQQQPQQQQQQQQQSSMYQLQQPQLGVMNQLKEQLEERTRILQADIKTQQQELHDIKEKLHLANLQMLLQQPVNNDFSQAQQQQQQQQQPQQQQQGPGRPAQQSQSGVIRQLSGHPKPVCGAHSSSPHSLLRENSSPSTQVQPRVSRSGQAQSVSLPVQTNTSLTMPFYSNPMMFSQTNTRPQQDANQRHPDNQFSQDGQLRMLLNQPMQTLVPTSVSSQPSQCNMGISPSIYTLEQQILAPSFPMQQVNCNAVLVPSPVFTSPIMIPHNSFITHQSQSAYHSQPQASQHSLQLQQPQQFFQMTQGLVHGGSTPAFLHTTNVPQQSTVGYIQQPVAQQQQAPQQQRQYQHSQNQTGSVSEYRNMLTR; this comes from the exons ATGGACAACCTTTCTGATTTCGGAGGCCCCTGTCCGTCTGGCCACAGGGAATGGGA CACCAATAGCTGCATGGACGATTTAATGGATGAAGATGAGAAGGACAGGGCAAAAAG GGCATCCCGTAACaaatcagaaaagaaaagaagagaccAATTCAATGTGCTCATCAAAGAGCTGTGCACCATGCTGCAGGGTCAGGGCCATCCGCGCAAGATGGACAAGTCCACCATATTGCAGAGGACCATCGACTTTTTGCAGAAACAGAAAG ACATCACTGCACAGAACGACACCTGCGATGTGAGGCAGGACTGGAAGCCTTCGTTTCTCAGTAATGAGGAGTTCACTCAGCTAATGCTGGAG GCCCTAGATGGTTTCTTGGTTGCATTAACTACAGATGGTAACATCATATACGTGTCTGACAGTGTTTCCTCACTTATTGGCCATTTACCG TCAGATATGGTGGACCAAAATATCTTGAATTTCCTCCCGGAGCGGGAGCACGGGGAGGTGTATAAGCTGCTATCATCCCACATGCTGATGACTGACCCCATTGCTGCTGACTTCCTTGACA GTGAGGCACATATTGAATTTTGCTGTCATCTAGCTAGAGGTAACATGAACCCAAAAGAGCCACCTGTATACGAGTATGTCAAGTTTGTTGGAGATTTCAAGTTTCACAACCATG TGCCTACGTCTTCTTGTAATGGGCTCGAGTTGACGTTACCAAGGAGTCTGCAGTCATCTCTGGAGGAGCAGGTCTGCCTCATTGCTACCGTGCGATTAGTCACTCCGCAGTTTCTGAAG gaTTTGTGTAACGTGGAAGATCCCTGTGATGAATTCACCTCCAGACACAGCCTTGAATGgaagtttctgtttttagatCACAg agcctcGCCAATCATAGGCTATTTACCCTTCGAGGTTCTTGGAACTTCTGGCTATGATTACTATCATGTGGATGACTTGGAGCTCATAGCCCAATGTCACAAGCAAT TAATGCAGTTTGGAAAAGGTAAATCCTGCTATTATCGATTCCTGACCAAAGGTCAGCAGTGGATTTGGTTGCAGACTCACTACTACATTACTTACCACCAGTGGAACTCCAAACCCGAGTTCATTGTCTGCACTCACACTGTTGTCAG CTATGCTGAAGTGCGAGCTGAAAGAAGGAGAGCGTTTGGTCTTGAAGATCTGTCGCCACCTGAGATAGCCCCCTCCTCTGTAAAG GCTCAAGAGCTCTATCTGGACATCTGCTCCACAATGGACGCTCCACGGGACAGAAACAGCGGTGCACGTTCGGTGTCCTCCCACAGCTCCCGGAAGTCCTCCCACACAGCGCTGTCAGACTCTGCAT CAGCAAACTCCTACACAGAAGCCTGCACACCATCGTGGCAGTCTGCTTCCATTGGGCCTGAAAAAACATCTGCCAGATTCCAGCCAAGCAGTTCAAAG AATTTGGCACAAAGACAAAATTCCTTTGACCTTGTTTCCCCAATGAGCCTCCCCCTTTCTCCTACCTGCAGCAAGCACTCCGCAATG CAACAgcaaccacagcagcagcagcagcagcagcagcagtcctcCATGTATCAGCTGCAGCAGCCGCAGCTCGGTGTCATGAACCAGCTGAAGGAACAGCTGGAAGAGAGGACGCGCATTCTGCAAGCTGACATTAAGACACAACAGCAGGAGCTGCACGACATTAAGGAGAAGCTTCATCTTGCTAACCTACAG aTGTTGTTACAGCAGCCTGTCAACAATGACTTTAGTCaggcccagcagcagcagcagcagcagcagcagcctcagcagcaacagcagggCCCGGGAAGGCCTGCCCAGCAGAGTCAGTCTGGGGTCATCAGACAGCTGTCGGGCCACCCTAAACCAGTCTGCGGGGCTCACAGTTCATCCCCACACTCGCTCCTGAGAGAAAACAGCTCACCTTCAACGCAG GTCCAGCCGAGGGTTTCCCGGAGTGGGCAGGCTCAGTCAGTGAGTTTGCCAGTGCAGACAAACACGAGTCTGACGATGCCCTTCTACAGCAACCCCATGATGTTCTCTCAGACCAACACGAGGCCTCAGCAAGATGCAAACCAAAGACACCCAGACAACCAGTTCAGCCAAGATGGACAACTACG AATGCTTCTCAACCAACCAATGCAGACTCTGGTTCCCACCAGCGTCTCCTCGCAGCCTTCCCAGTGCAACATGGGCATCTCCCCATCGAT ATACACCTTGGAGCAGCAGATCCTCGCCCCCTCATTCCCCATGCAACAGGTCAACTGCAATGCCGTCCTCGTGCCCTCGCCGGTCTTCACGTCTCCGATAATGATCCCACACAACAGCTTCATCACGCACCAGTCCCAGTCAGCCTACCACTCGCAGCCTCAGGCCTCTCAGCACTCCCTGCAGCTCCAGCAGCCACAGCAGTTCTTTCAG ATGACTCAAGGACTCGTACACGGTGGATCTACTCCAGCATTCTTACACACCACTAATGTGCCACAGCAAAGCACTGTGGGATACATTCAACAGCCAGTAGCGCAGCAGCAACAGGCGCCACAGCAACAGAGGCAATACCAACATTCCCAAAACCAGACTGGCAGCGTTTCAGAATATCGAAACATGCTGACTCGGTAG
- the npas2 gene encoding neuronal PAS domain-containing protein 2 isoform X3 has translation MDNLSDFGGPCPSGHREWDTNSCMDDLMDEDEKDRAKRASRNKSEKKRRDQFNVLIKELCTMLQGQGHPRKMDKSTILQRTIDFLQKQKDITAQNDTCDVRQDWKPSFLSNEEFTQLMLEALDGFLVALTTDGNIIYVSDSVSSLIGHLPSDMVDQNILNFLPEREHGEVYKLLSSHMLMTDPIAADFLDSEAHIEFCCHLARGNMNPKEPPVYEYVKFVGDFKFHNHVPTSSCNGLELTLPRSLQSSLEEQVCLIATVRLVTPQFLKDLCNVEDPCDEFTSRHSLEWKFLFLDHRASPIIGYLPFEVLGTSGYDYYHVDDLELIAQCHKQLMQFGKGKSCYYRFLTKGQQWIWLQTHYYITYHQWNSKPEFIVCTHTVVSYAEVRAERRRAFGLEDLSPPEIAPSSVKAQELYLDICSTMDAPRDRNSGARSVSSHSSRKSSHTALSDSASNSYTEACTPSWQSASIGPEKTSARFQPSSSKNLAQRQNSFDLVSPMSLPLSPTCSKHSAMQQQPQQQQQQQQQSSMYQLQQPQLGVMNQLKEQLEERTRILQADIKTQQQELHDIKEKLHLANLQMLLQQPVNNDFSQAQQQQQQQQQPQQQQQGPGRPAQQSQSGVIRQLSGHPKPVCGAHSSSPHSLLRENSSPSTQVQPRVSRSGQAQSVSLPVQTNTSLTMPFYSNPMMFSQTNTRPQQDANQRHPDNQFSQDGQLRMLLNQPMQTLVPTSVSSQPSQCNMGISPSIYTLEQQILAPSFPMQQVNCNAVLVPSPVFTSPIMIPHNSFITHQSQSAYHSQPQASQHSLQLQQPQQFFQMTQGLVHGGSTPAFLHTTNVPQQSTVGYIQQPVAQQQQAPQQQRQYQHSQNQTGSVSEYRNMLTR, from the exons ATGGACAACCTTTCTGATTTCGGAGGCCCCTGTCCGTCTGGCCACAGGGAATGGGA CACCAATAGCTGCATGGACGATTTAATGGATGAAGATGAGAAGGACAGGGCAAAAAG GGCATCCCGTAACaaatcagaaaagaaaagaagagaccAATTCAATGTGCTCATCAAAGAGCTGTGCACCATGCTGCAGGGTCAGGGCCATCCGCGCAAGATGGACAAGTCCACCATATTGCAGAGGACCATCGACTTTTTGCAGAAACAGAAAG ACATCACTGCACAGAACGACACCTGCGATGTGAGGCAGGACTGGAAGCCTTCGTTTCTCAGTAATGAGGAGTTCACTCAGCTAATGCTGGAG GCCCTAGATGGTTTCTTGGTTGCATTAACTACAGATGGTAACATCATATACGTGTCTGACAGTGTTTCCTCACTTATTGGCCATTTACCG TCAGATATGGTGGACCAAAATATCTTGAATTTCCTCCCGGAGCGGGAGCACGGGGAGGTGTATAAGCTGCTATCATCCCACATGCTGATGACTGACCCCATTGCTGCTGACTTCCTTGACA GTGAGGCACATATTGAATTTTGCTGTCATCTAGCTAGAGGTAACATGAACCCAAAAGAGCCACCTGTATACGAGTATGTCAAGTTTGTTGGAGATTTCAAGTTTCACAACCATG TGCCTACGTCTTCTTGTAATGGGCTCGAGTTGACGTTACCAAGGAGTCTGCAGTCATCTCTGGAGGAGCAGGTCTGCCTCATTGCTACCGTGCGATTAGTCACTCCGCAGTTTCTGAAG gaTTTGTGTAACGTGGAAGATCCCTGTGATGAATTCACCTCCAGACACAGCCTTGAATGgaagtttctgtttttagatCACAg agcctcGCCAATCATAGGCTATTTACCCTTCGAGGTTCTTGGAACTTCTGGCTATGATTACTATCATGTGGATGACTTGGAGCTCATAGCCCAATGTCACAAGCAAT TAATGCAGTTTGGAAAAGGTAAATCCTGCTATTATCGATTCCTGACCAAAGGTCAGCAGTGGATTTGGTTGCAGACTCACTACTACATTACTTACCACCAGTGGAACTCCAAACCCGAGTTCATTGTCTGCACTCACACTGTTGTCAG CTATGCTGAAGTGCGAGCTGAAAGAAGGAGAGCGTTTGGTCTTGAAGATCTGTCGCCACCTGAGATAGCCCCCTCCTCTGTAAAG GCTCAAGAGCTCTATCTGGACATCTGCTCCACAATGGACGCTCCACGGGACAGAAACAGCGGTGCACGTTCGGTGTCCTCCCACAGCTCCCGGAAGTCCTCCCACACAGCGCTGTCAGACTCTGCAT CAAACTCCTACACAGAAGCCTGCACACCATCGTGGCAGTCTGCTTCCATTGGGCCTGAAAAAACATCTGCCAGATTCCAGCCAAGCAGTTCAAAG AATTTGGCACAAAGACAAAATTCCTTTGACCTTGTTTCCCCAATGAGCCTCCCCCTTTCTCCTACCTGCAGCAAGCACTCCGCAATG CAACAgcaaccacagcagcagcagcagcagcagcagcagtcctcCATGTATCAGCTGCAGCAGCCGCAGCTCGGTGTCATGAACCAGCTGAAGGAACAGCTGGAAGAGAGGACGCGCATTCTGCAAGCTGACATTAAGACACAACAGCAGGAGCTGCACGACATTAAGGAGAAGCTTCATCTTGCTAACCTACAG aTGTTGTTACAGCAGCCTGTCAACAATGACTTTAGTCaggcccagcagcagcagcagcagcagcagcagcctcagcagcaacagcagggCCCGGGAAGGCCTGCCCAGCAGAGTCAGTCTGGGGTCATCAGACAGCTGTCGGGCCACCCTAAACCAGTCTGCGGGGCTCACAGTTCATCCCCACACTCGCTCCTGAGAGAAAACAGCTCACCTTCAACGCAG GTCCAGCCGAGGGTTTCCCGGAGTGGGCAGGCTCAGTCAGTGAGTTTGCCAGTGCAGACAAACACGAGTCTGACGATGCCCTTCTACAGCAACCCCATGATGTTCTCTCAGACCAACACGAGGCCTCAGCAAGATGCAAACCAAAGACACCCAGACAACCAGTTCAGCCAAGATGGACAACTACG AATGCTTCTCAACCAACCAATGCAGACTCTGGTTCCCACCAGCGTCTCCTCGCAGCCTTCCCAGTGCAACATGGGCATCTCCCCATCGAT ATACACCTTGGAGCAGCAGATCCTCGCCCCCTCATTCCCCATGCAACAGGTCAACTGCAATGCCGTCCTCGTGCCCTCGCCGGTCTTCACGTCTCCGATAATGATCCCACACAACAGCTTCATCACGCACCAGTCCCAGTCAGCCTACCACTCGCAGCCTCAGGCCTCTCAGCACTCCCTGCAGCTCCAGCAGCCACAGCAGTTCTTTCAG ATGACTCAAGGACTCGTACACGGTGGATCTACTCCAGCATTCTTACACACCACTAATGTGCCACAGCAAAGCACTGTGGGATACATTCAACAGCCAGTAGCGCAGCAGCAACAGGCGCCACAGCAACAGAGGCAATACCAACATTCCCAAAACCAGACTGGCAGCGTTTCAGAATATCGAAACATGCTGACTCGGTAG